ATAGCAATTGACAAGCTAAACCAACCAACTTGAATGGGGTAAAAGTATGCAGTGAACACATGCATAATAAAGGGATAAATTTAGACTATTGTGCTGAGGATAACATACCTCCACGGTTGATTAACTCCTTGATCCTGCCAACTAGATGCAAATATCCATGGGCGTCTAAGTATCCAAGGTCTCCAGTATGAAACCACCCAAATTGAAAAGCGGATTTGTTGGCTTCAGGATTGTTTTTGTACCCTTTAGTCACATTTGGTCCCCTGATGCAAACCTCCCCATGAGCCCCAGATTCCTGTGCTACACCATTCTCATCCAGAATTGCCATCTCCTGACCCACGGGTCTCCCGACGGACCCGGGCACATGAGGCCCATCTTCAGGCAACGGGTTTGAAGCCATCAAATGAGTCGCCTCTGTCATTGCATATGCCTCCAAAACAGGGGCCTCAAACGCCTCTTCCAGCCGGGCCAAAATCGACGGCGCCAGAGCAGCGCTGCAGCTCCGGATAAAGCGGAGCTTCGGGTAGAAGGGTTCCGGTTTGCTGAGGTGGCGGTCCAATATGATTTGGTGTATGGTTGGCACCGCCGTGTACCACGTAGCTTTGGACGTTTTCATATCTGACCAAAAACTCGAAGCTGAAAATCTCCCCGCCGCCGGGAGCGTCACGGACCCTCCCGCCCCGATTGAGCTCAACATCGCCGCGATCAAGCCGTGAACGTGAAACAGAGGCAACACAATAACCGTCGAGTCCGACTCGGTGAGTTTGTAAACCGACTTAATATTGTTCACTGAAGAGGCCAAGTTGAACTGAGTCAGGGGAACGCCCTTGGGGCGGCTCGTGGTGCCGGAGGTATGCAGGAACAGCGAAACATCAGACGGATCATTAACGAGTTTCGACACCGCGTCCGAGTCCGACTCGGGATGACTCGGGAAGAGAACAACATCCGACTCAGCGCCGGACAGCGTAGCGGTTA
This portion of the Ipomoea triloba cultivar NCNSP0323 chromosome 5, ASM357664v1 genome encodes:
- the LOC116019426 gene encoding oxalate--CoA ligase-like gives rise to the protein METSTLTGLLKHVAGNFPSRRAISVPGKFELTHSRLHHLVERAASSLFAAGVRPGDVVALTFPNTVELVIMFLAVIRVRATAAPLNPAYTAEEFEFYLSDSESKMLLIPKEGNEAAQAAAAKLSIPAVTATLSGAESDVVLFPSHPESDSDAVSKLVNDPSDVSLFLHTSGTTSRPKGVPLTQFNLASSVNNIKSVYKLTESDSTVIVLPLFHVHGLIAAMLSSIGAGGSVTLPAAGRFSASSFWSDMKTSKATWYTAVPTIHQIILDRHLSKPEPFYPKLRFIRSCSAALAPSILARLEEAFEAPVLEAYAMTEATHLMASNPLPEDGPHVPGSVGRPVGQEMAILDENGVAQESGAHGEVCIRGPNVTKGYKNNPEANKSAFQFGWFHTGDLGYLDAHGYLHLVGRIKELINRGGEKISPIEVDAVLISHPEVAQAVAFGVPDDKYGEEINCAIIPSEGSNINEEEVLRFCKKNLAAFKVPKKVFITDSLPKTATGKIQRRIVAEHFLAQISIAKLPKFGA